The following is a genomic window from Photobacterium sp. GJ3.
AGCAGGCGCTTCGGAATTCCTGCGGCGCGGAAGGTTGCAGCGCCAATCGGGTACATCGCAAAGACAACCACAAAGAGTGATACACCACCGTAGGTCAGTAAGGCAGTGGCCAGCACCACAGACAGGATTGCATGTTTCGTGCCCAGGTATTGAATAATCGAGCGGGAAATGGTTCGGGCTGCACCGGAAGCCCCCATCAGCTTACCGAAAATTGCACCCGCGATAAAAATTGGGAAATACAGCTTGATGTAGTTTGCCGCGGCGGGCATGAAGACATTCGAAAGGGCATACAAGAATGGGAAATCACTGGTCAGCAGTGCAGCTGACATGGCTAAAATCGGCGCAAGTACCAGCACGGAAACGCCCCGGTAGGCGAAGTACATCAAACCCACCAGTGTGAGCAGTATGACGGCAACATCCATATTTTATTTCTCCGTATGATTAAAATGTAACAGGCTGATAACATCCTAGCCGGGTCAGTCTTGAATTAAAATCACACTGGTCCGGCCAGGTCTCATGCCTTTCGTTAAAGTGGGAGCGCTATCAAGCTCTGCTGCGGAAAAATAGCGCCAACTGTCGGTATTGATAAAGATATTTTTTAAGTATATCAATATGTTATCACGACAAGCTTACCGTGGTTAGCTAGTTTTGAAAAACACAATTTCATATGTAGCTATTAAAGCGGCACCATGTGATTCATACACTTTGGGTAGTTGCATGTTAAAAGGAAGTCGCGCATGGCAGTGGTCCAGCTTACATCAGAGCAGGCATCAGCATGGATTCAAGATGGACAGTCCGTGCTGTTGGGGGATTCATTGGATCTGTGGTACCAGAGTCGATTCTCAGAGCATTGGGGGAGCGCTTTGAGCGTGAACAGTCTCCCGCTGCACTGACCTTGATTTTTGCTGCAGGTCAGGGAGACGGCAAGGGCAGAGCTGCAAATCATCTGGCGAAGCCCGGTATGGTGAAACGTGTGATCGGCGGGCACTGGGGATTGGTGCCAGACCTGCAAAAGCTGGCCTTGAGTAATGAAATTGAAGCCTATAACCTGCCTCAGGGCGTGATCTCTCATCTGTTGCGTGATACGGCTGCAGGGAAGCCCGGCACTTTGACGACCACTGGCTTGGGCACTTATGTTGATCCCCGGCTTGAAGGGGGAAAAATCAATGCTGTGAGCAGGGAAGAGTTGGTCTCGGTCGTTGAACTGGCCGGGGAAGAGTACCTGTTCTATAAGCGATTACCGGTGGATGTCGCGATATTGCGGGGCACCACAGCGGATACGCAGGGTAACATCACCATGGAGGATGAATGTCTGGTTCTGGAAAATCTCGCCTCGGCTCAGGCGGCGAGAAATCAGGGCGGCAAGGTGATTGTTCAGGTGAAGCGCATCGTGCAAGCGGGTACTTTGGATCCTCACAGCATTAAAATCCCAGGCATTTTTGTGGATGCCGTGGTGCTTTGCGACCATGAATCGGAGCATATGCAAACCTTCGCGACTGGATTTGAACCGGCTTTTGTTGGCCGCGACAAAGGCACATCCCGGCCCGTGAAGCCGATGTCTGACGATGGATTACTGGACGCGAAAACCATGATTGCCCGACGTGCTGTGATGGCGCTAATCCCCCACGCCGTTCTGAATCTGGGGATCGGTGTGCCGGAATATATTGCCATCGTTGCTGGTGAACTGGGGATGCTGGATGCCCTGACGCTCACCGTAGAACCCGGTGCCATTGGCGGCTTACCAGCCAGCGGTCTGGATTTTGGTGCCAGCCGGCATCCTCAGGCCATCATTACGCAGGATCAGATGTTTGATTTTTACGACGGCGGTGGGATCGATCAGGCATTTCTCGGGCTGGCACAATGCTCGGCGCGAGGGGATATTAATGTATCTCGATTTGGTGACCGATTACCGGGCTGCGGTGGGTTTATCAATATCAGCCAGCATGCCAAATCAGTGTATTTCTGCGGGACCTTTACCGCGGGCGGGCTGCGAACGGATGTCAGAGAGGGCCAACTGAAAATTCTTCAGGAAGGCAAGGGCATGAAATTTGTGGCACAGGCCGAACAGATTACTTTTTCTGCCAGTCGGGCCAATGCGGTGAATCAGTCCGTCCGCTACCTGACCGAGCGGGCCGTGTTCCGGCTGGATCCGCAAGGCATTGTACTGGAAGAGATTGCACCCGGCGTGGATTTAGAGCGGGATATTCTGGCACATATGGGCTTCATGCCGCTGATTGACCCTGATTTGCGATTCATGCCAGCAGAAATATTTGCCCGAGATTTTTCATTCCGGTTTGACTGAGCTTTGCTGTGTTCAAAACAGAGTGTGAAGCACGCTGGAACTTCTGGCATTTCTGTTGATGCATATGGGGCTCAGGAGGCATGATTGGTGCTGGTTTAATGTCCGCACACACCTGAGCCGTCCGCACAGGTGTGTTCGCCTTTGCATAAGGAATGCGCTATGACTCAGCAACTGGTCGGGATCAACCCGCGCCAGCAACAACTCGATAAAATCGTCTTTTTCTGCTCTGTCATTCAGCATGGCTCATTTCGCGAGGCTGCTGAAGTCTGGGGGATTTCTGCGGCGGCTGCAAGCCGGTGGATCAAAGAGCTTGAAGGACTGATGGCTGTTGAACTGATCAAGCGCAGTACCCGGCAACTGGTCCCAACGGATGCCGGTGAGATGTTGTATCAGCGATTTTCTTCTCTGCTGCCTGAAATCGATACCATCTGTTCGGAAGTGGGCAGCATGGCAGACGAACAGCGCGGGATCATCAGCATTTCTTCAACGCCCTTGTACGCAGCGTATTACCTGCGTGAGATTATCGCGGAATATATGGAAATGCACCCGCAGGTGAACTTCAGATTGTTCATTGAAGCCGGAGAAACGGATCCGCTGCATGTTGATTTCATGATTCGTGCCAAAGCCACAAACCGGGAAACGGAGGAAAAAGATTCGTTGCTGATCCGTCGTTTACTGCTGAGTGAGCCTTTGTATGCCTGTGCGTCCCCTCAGTATCTCGCCCGGTGTGGTATTCCACTGGAACCTGAATCATTACGGGAACATCGTTGCCTGTATGCCAGTTCGCTGGTGGGGGGAAACCGATGGTATTTTCGTCTGAATGGGGTTAATCGGCCTGTCACGATTAGTGATGCGCTGGAGTGTGATAACAGTGAAATACTGCGTGACATGGCGATTCGGGGCGCAGGGATTGCCTATTTGCCGCATTCTGTCATTAAAGCTGCCATGGATCGCGGGGAACTTCAGGTCTTGCTGACAGATTATGTGGCCAGCCAGTTCGACATCAATCTGTATTTTCGTCCCCGCCACCCGATGCCTGCCCGGTGCCAGGCTTTCAAAGAATATATGTTGCGGCGGACGGAAGAAATCATCATCGAGCAGGGTACCTGTCAGCACAGAATCTAGCGATTACCTGCGACCCTTGTGGTCTCAGAGTTTACTGCGAAGGTTTTTGAGCAGAATGGTTTCCAGATCATGCTTGGGCAGAGGCCGGAAAAAGTGGAAACCCTGAATATAGTCGCAGTTGAGATTCGAGAGCAGGGCTGCCTGCTGACGGGTTTCAACCCCTTCAGCGACCACACACATATTGAGGG
Proteins encoded in this region:
- a CDS encoding LysR family transcriptional regulator; amino-acid sequence: MTQQLVGINPRQQQLDKIVFFCSVIQHGSFREAAEVWGISAAAASRWIKELEGLMAVELIKRSTRQLVPTDAGEMLYQRFSSLLPEIDTICSEVGSMADEQRGIISISSTPLYAAYYLREIIAEYMEMHPQVNFRLFIEAGETDPLHVDFMIRAKATNRETEEKDSLLIRRLLLSEPLYACASPQYLARCGIPLEPESLREHRCLYASSLVGGNRWYFRLNGVNRPVTISDALECDNSEILRDMAIRGAGIAYLPHSVIKAAMDRGELQVLLTDYVASQFDINLYFRPRHPMPARCQAFKEYMLRRTEEIIIEQGTCQHRI